Within the Phycisphaerae bacterium genome, the region CCGCCCCGCGAATCACCTTCTCCGGCGCCTCCAGACCGAACTCCACAAACAACTTCTTCTCCTGCGGAAACAGCGGCCGCGTCGTCCGGCAATCCGAACACGCCCGACCCACCAGGTTCTGCGAAATCACCAGCCGCAGCGTATCGCCCAGAATGTGATACGGCACCGAAAACCGGTGCATCGCCTCAATCGCCGCCGCCGCGTCCTGACCGTGAATCGTCGCCATCACCAGCCGACCCGCCAGCGCCGCGTGCGACGCCGTCACCGCCGACGCCCGATCCCGAATCTCCCCCACAAACATCACGTCCGGGTCCATCCGCAAGATCGTCCGCAACCCCTCCGACATCGACAAACCGTGCCGCTCATCCACCTCCATCTGCCGAAGATACGGCAGGTCGAACTCGATCGGATCCTCGATCGACACCGCGATCTTGCTCTCCAGCTTCAGGTACGACAGCAGCGAATACACCGTCGTCGTCTTACCCGCGCCCGTCGGCCCAGCCACCAGCACCAAACCGTGATACGCCCGCAGCCCGGTCTGAATCCGCTCGATATCGCTCTCGCCAAAACCCAGCCGCCCCAGATCCAACACGTCCGCCGGCACCGACAACACCCGCAAATGCACCGACTCCTCATCCCACGTCGGCACCACCGTCACCCGCAAGTGCTTGCGCACCTGACCGTTCCGATACGCGATCTGACTCTCCACCGGCGAGTATATCCGCTCCACGTCCAGCTTCGCCGCCACCTTCACCTGATTCATCAGCCGACGGCCCGACTCCAGCGAAAACTTCTGCTTGTGACGCAGCATCCCGTCCACCCGAAACCGCACCACCACCTGCCGCTCCACCACGTCGATGTGAACGTCCGTCGCGTGCTCCGACACCGCCTCCTTCAACACCGTGTTCAGCGGCTCCGGCTGTTCCACCGGCGCAGCCATCGATGTCCGCTCCTGATCATTCCCCTGCTCGTTGGCCATCGCCGTCTCCTTTTCTCCCTTGGCCCGCGTCGGAAACGAAGGTCAAACCCGAACGAAGTCGCCACTTGCCCCACCCGTTGAGCAATGCAAGAAGTGAAGTATAAGCAAAGCCAATAAAACTATCGTTCCTATATATGGAATTTACCGACGCCCAAACCCGAGTCAAGCCAGCGACCATCTTGATCCTGCTCATAGAGGTCTGGCCGCCAGCGGCAAAGACCTATTGACCGCCGCGACCCGACGCAATAACTTAGTTTGTCTGAACATCGCAAAGCCCGAGCCAAGGTCGGCCAGGAGAGCTAACAGCATGAAGCAAACGCACAAGCACAAACACGCAGGCGCCCGCCCGGGTTTGTCCACCCGCGCCGTCCACGCCGGCGAAGACCGCCAGCGATACGCCGACTCCATCACCACCCCCATCGTCCAGACCTCCACCTACGTCTTCAAAAACTCCCGCGAAATCGAAGCCTACACCAAGGGCGGCAAAGACCGCTATGAGTACGGCCGATACGGCAACCCCACCGAAAAAGTCGCCGAACGACGACTCGCCGACCTCGAAGGCGCACAGGACTGCGTCGTCTTCGGCTCCGGCATGAGCGCCGTCGTCACCACCATCCTCGCCCTCGTCCGAAGCGGCGACCACATCGTCATCACCGACGACGCCTATAAGAAGACCCTCGAATTCTGCAGCGCCTACATCCAACGCTTCGGCGTCGACTGCACCATCGTCCCCTTCGGCGACTACCAGGCCCTCGACGCCGCCATCGAACCGAGAACCCGATTCATCATCTCCGAATCCCCCACCAACCCTTACCTCAACATCTTCGACCTCGTCCGACTC harbors:
- the tadA gene encoding Flp pilus assembly complex ATPase component TadA — encoded protein: MANEQGNDQERTSMAAPVEQPEPLNTVLKEAVSEHATDVHIDVVERQVVVRFRVDGMLRHKQKFSLESGRRLMNQVKVAAKLDVERIYSPVESQIAYRNGQVRKHLRVTVVPTWDEESVHLRVLSVPADVLDLGRLGFGESDIERIQTGLRAYHGLVLVAGPTGAGKTTTVYSLLSYLKLESKIAVSIEDPIEFDLPYLRQMEVDERHGLSMSEGLRTILRMDPDVMFVGEIRDRASAVTASHAALAGRLVMATIHGQDAAAAIEAMHRFSVPYHILGDTLRLVISQNLVGRACSDCRTTRPLFPQEKKLFVEFGLEAPEKVIRGAECRHCVPGRTRGRIGVFETVLIDQGLSRLISSGAHPEKLREAFRKGGIRSIALDALTKVAEGKTTLDEVLQFYWPGNGEEQAEEAARVQRTV